The nucleotide sequence CAATGGCCTTGGAGGCATCCATCACGCTGCCGCCACCGAGCGCCACAATGAAATCACATCCGTTTTCCCTGGCTGTAGCAGCTCCTTCCATAACGGTCGTTTTTAGCGGATTGGCTTCGATCCTGTCAAATATTCTATAATCAATACCAGCCAGGTTCAATTGTTTTTCTACACGCGACAGGTAACCGTTGGCTTTGGTCGATTTTCCGTTTGAGATCACCAGCAATGCTTTTTTACCGGGCATCTTACGGACACTGAGATAGTTCAATTCGCCGGCGCCGAAGAACAGGCGTGTGGGATTGAAAAATGCAAAATTTTTATTGGTTTCCATTTGTTTATTTTTTATTGGATGATAACTGTTCTTATTTTGAACACGACAAAGGTAAGGTGAATGAATGGTGGTGTTTTTGCCGTCAGGCTCAATATTTTTTGTTTTCCGGCTCATGTGTTGCTACGTATTTGTTCCCTTTCCGGGGGCGAATATTTTCCTTTTTGTTATTTCCTAAAGGAAACTAACTTTACCGGCTTAAGATGATGAGATATGAACATACGGATTGGGATCGTTCTTTTTTGTTCTCTTTTTTTGTCCTGCGGGATCAATGAACGTATCCGGGAAGGTATTCAGCACGAATTAGACAGTAAATACAGGGAACTGGGGTTGCATATGATGGGGTATTACAGCATCTTCCGGAAAACTGGTAAACAAAAGGATATTCCCAGGTTTGTCGTATTTTTCAGCAAAGATGTAAATGCGGAGAAGCCGGATTTTTCGGCGGTCTGGCACAACAAACGACAGGCTTTTGAGAAAAATCTGCACGAGCTGTATTATGTCCGTTATGGCAAATATGAATATGCCGGTATGCTGAGCGCTTCGCTGGCTGCTGTCGGGAAAAACTATACCCTGTTTTTAAAAGTTATGGACGAGGAACATACCACCAACTGGAGGGCTTTTGTTTACCTGATGCATCACATCGACAGGCGAAATATAGCCGATCTGGATTCTATTGCAAAAAAATGCCGGGATTTCAGGTTACAAACCGGAATGAACACGTTGGGTGTCGAAGCTGTTTTCGTTGACAGCACCCTGATGAAAAAAATCTTTGCAGAGGAGTATGGTTCATCAGGAAAGGAGTTTTCGAAACTGACCGAATATGAACATGAGGTATTGTACGGCAAGGCATCTAAATATAAATACATTGCCTCATTTGATGGTTCGCCTGATACACATGCCTGGTTCGGGTATACTCACGGTTCGCCTTTCAGAGACGTCGTTTTGGAAAAGTGTACCTCTGTGTTGGAACGGAAATACCCTCCGGATGAATATAAGATCGTTTGTCATTTTAATTATAATGGTATCTCCATGACCGATTTCACAGCGTCTTTTTGGGTGAATTATTTTATCAGATCGGAAAAAGACGATAAACAGGTTGCAAAAGGTAAAATTTCAGGAGTATATGAAGTAGAAACCGGAAAAATAACTCCGGAAATAATCTGACAGGAATATAGGTCTACCTTTCGGGGATCATCCTGTTTAAACGATGGATCCACCCGATTACATTAATAATCATTCAGGTAATTTTGTAATGAACTGATCAATTTACCCACATGTATTCCATCAACAAACGAATGATGTACCTGTACCGAGAACGGTAAGATAATTTTTCCGTCTCTCTCAAAGAATTTACCCCAATCAAATAAAGGCGTAGCGTTATCCTTTTTACCGGAATTTGTATGTGAAATATGGGTGTACGATATCCAGGGAAGCGGGGAAAACATGAAAATGTCATTGCCTAATGGTCCGGTAAAGTATACTTTTTGATTTTGGATCTTTTCGGCAGCCACAGACAGGTATTTATCCAGATCATCCTGCATGGTGATATTCACTACCTGGAACAATTCCGTTTCATCCTTCATGTGGGTGAGGGCCGTATTTATCCTATCAAACAGGACGATCTTACCATCTACAAAACGATACCGGAATTCTTCAATTTTATTTGCACAGGCCGAAACGGCATAAATTAAAGCCAGGGTAAAGGAGTGTCCCTGCTCTCTGTTTCTTTTGTGAAAAATTGTTATATCCAGTTCTGTGGTAATACAATAGCATGGGTCGACATAATCCCTGAATATCCGGCAGTGCTCTGTCCGCCGCCATTTATTTTCATCTATTTCAGTATAACCGTTCTCCATATTTTCGATTTAAGCACTCAGTGCTATTTATTACTTTCTTAAGTTGCATTGATCGAATTGATTATGCTCATCAAATGCGACATTAATTTATTGGCATTACTTATACAATTCTCCCGCTAAATTAATGAAGAATAACGAGCCGGAAATATTTATCTGCGTAAAATTTATGATTTATGCGAATCAAGAGTTAAATATGTGTTTACTAAGGTCCGCAAAGCGGGCTAATGTAAATAACCACAGGTAAACTGCAGCTCACGACCATCGGGAGTAAACACGTGGCAGGAAGATACTTGTATGACGTCCCTAAAGGGGGCGAATAATATGGCTGAGAAATGGAGGGAATATTATCACAAGAAGGCCTGAATGTCTCTCTAACAGATGGAATTGCTGCGGGTGAAATTATACTGTAAGAAATATGTGATTATTCAGATAAAAAGATGTAGAAACTACTTACATTTGCACAATATATCATTCCATCAGGTTTTGAATGCATGATACCCATAAATCAGGTGTCATTACCTGTATGATGTATATGACCGGAAATATTCAATTCAATCATATTCAAATATAAACTGTTATGAAGCATATCAGAGCCATTTTACTGGGAAGCGTAATTGTGTTGTGCACTTCATGTGGTACAGAACCGCAAAGCAAAAACCCGGCAGGGGAAACATCCAATCCCGTGACGGAAAATATCATGTCACGCCGTAGCATACGTAAATATAAACCGGTACCGATCAGCCGCGATCAGATGGAAGCCATTCTGGAGTCGGGTATTCACGCTCCTAATGGACAAGGCTGGCAATCATGGGAAGTCCGTATCGTCGACAATCAGGAATTTCTCAACGGACTCAGTGCGGTATACCACCGGAAAAATTCTCAGGGGGGCGGTAACGGCAGGAATCTGTTCTATGGTGCGCCGGTCGTCGCATTTATCGCGTATGATACTACGTATGATTTATCACAGGTGGATTGCGGATTGTTCGGTGAAAATATGATCCTTTCGGCCTGGTCTGTGGGAATCGGGTCCTGTTGTCTGGGCGGCCCTGCACGTTTTATCACCGGTGATCCCGATGCAGCGGAATATCTCAAAAAACTGGATTTTCCCGATACACACCGTTTGCTGTATTGTATTGCATTCGGAATACCGGATGAAGCACCTGCAGCAAAACCGAGAAAAAGAACAAACGTAAGGTATATTGATTAAAGTATTACGCTATCAGCGGCTATTTCCTTATTTATTGGAATGACATAGAAGGATGTGTTTTTACGTCATCAATCGTTCAAAAAATGCATCCCGGTAAAAATTGCTGATCCCGATCTCATAATTACCGATGAAAACATCATTATTGCTGAAAGAGTCTACACAATCTTTGTTGATAATATAAGAGCGGTTTGCCCTTAAAAATTTATTTTGAGGCAGTAATTCGTAAATGGCTTTTAAATTCATATGGGTAATTAATCGTTGGCTTCCTGTCTGGATAATCACATAATCCTTAAGTCCCTCTATAAACAGGATGTCTTTAAAGTTAACTTTGAAAAACCTACGCTCGGATTTGATAAAAATATACTCGTTTTCCACCAGACCGATATGTGTATTTTTTTCTTCGGAAAGCAACATGGTATGATAGCTGATGGCTTTTTCGACAGCCTTTTTAAATCGTTCGGGTTTGATCGGTTTAACAAGGTAATCAACGGCGTCGACCTCATAACTGTCGAGCGCAAATTCGGCAAATGCGGTGGTAAAAATGACCAAAGTTGCCTTAGATATGCTTTTGGCAAATTCTATCCCGTTGATGCCGGGCATCTGAATATCCAGGAAAATTAAATCAACCGTGTTGTCCTGGATAAATCCTGCAGCCACTTCGGCATTTTCGAAACTTCCGGATATTTCCAATGAAGGGAATTGATTTACCAGCTTCTCTATCCCTCTGCGGGCAATAGGCTCGTCGTCTACTATGATACAATTCATGTGATAAAAATTGTTTTAAATAGATATTTGAAAAGAACATGTTCCATTTTGTTATACCCGTCTCATATTTTAAATTCCATCGTTACCTTGTAAGATTCCTTTTCATCCTGAAGGTGAAGACTGTAACTTTTCCCGAATAACAAATCCAGGCGTTTTTTTATATTTATCAAGCCTATTCCTCCTTCTTTTTTCGCATAGGTTAATCTGGCCTTAGGATTTTTGCATTCAAAGTATAAGTGTTGATCCTTCATCCGGAAAATAATTGCTACGTACGAGTCACTTTCCGGATTATGCTTCACTGCATTTTCAACAAACGGGATAAACAACAGTGGGGGGACATCAATCTCTGCATTTCCTTCCGAATGTATGGTATAATTGAAACGGTCACGGCGCATTTTCTCCAATTCGAGATAATCCCCGATAAATGTTATATCATCTTTCAGTTTTACCGTTTCTTTTGAACCTTCTTCGACCTGGTAACGCAATAAATCATTTAATTTGGAAAGCATATAGGACGATTTTCCGGCGTCTTCCCCTGCCATGATATTTGCATTGTTGAGCATATTGAACAGGAAATGGGGATTGATTTGATTTTGTAAATTGGCCAATTCTATCTCCATGGTTGCACTTTGCAGTTCGTCGATCCTGTGCCTGTTTTCTATCCGGTATTTGAATAGCTGAAGTGTTGTTAATCCACCTATAAAGAGAGCGAAAGCGGAAAATCCGGAAACGATCCCCAAAAGCAAAGGAGTCCTGATAAGTGCGTCATCCTGATTTTCATCCATACTTTGATATAGGGCAATAGAAAACATAATCGTGAAAATAAGTATTACTGCTATCAGAAGATATAGCCAGGTCCGTCCTTTCAGAAGCAATCGGGGAACGAGCAGGTACATGTTGATATAGATGATCAGATTGATCTGAAAAAAATACAGAAGCCAGCTTCCGAATCTGCCGGGTAAGATACGGACAGGTTCATCCCACATGATATTTACGGTAATCAGTAACACAGACAACTGTATGATAAGATGCCTTAATATCCGGTATTCAGGATGTAAGAACAAACCGGGAATGATATGGTTTATTTTGTTCAACATATTAGCTGTAATTCTATTGATCCGTTTCCTTTATTAAGAAAGGCCCTGCTACCGTAAAGTAATTCCAACCGTTGTCTTGTTTTCTGAAAATCACATACGGACAAATCTGTTTCCGGTACGGTACATGTAAACCTGATAGATTGATGCGCCACCTCAAAATAGATCAGCAACTCAGCAGGATGCTGCCTGATAATTTCTTCAATGAAAGGCATAAACATGGAGGGCGGGATGAATATATTCGTCTTCCCGTTAATAGAAATGGAGAAGGTAAACCTGTTGCCGCACTTTTGCTGTTCGAGTAATAAATAATTGCGGATATGTTCTATTTCAGACTCCAACAGTACCTTATTCCGTCTACAATCATACAGTTGGTACCTCAATAATTCGCTTAACTTAAAAAGCATATCCGACGTTTGTTCAGGATCGGATTTTACTTTTTCGGAAGCACAGTCCAGGATAGCATAAAGAAATTGCGGGTTGATCCGGTTTTTTATTTCATCAATGCTGTTTTTCAGATGCTGATTCTTCAGATTTTCTATTTCGGTACTGTCGGCTACCCACTGTTTAAATAATATGCTGAGGGAACTGCTTGCGATACAAATGGAATACAACGTTAAGTTTGAAAAAATATCCAATACCGTTACGCCATTAAAATCTTTCATGATTCCAGCTTTTGAAAAGATACGGTATTCTCCGGCATATTTGATGAGAATAAAACCCAAAGTGGCAATTACCAGAACCAGGATATAGCTAACATATGCACCTTTTGTAATGAAACGCCGGGCTAAATAATAAATATTGAAATAAAGGAATGCAATGATGATCACGGAAAGAAGTGCGCCAAACCAGTATATGGTACTTAACGGGATTTCAGGATCACTGTCGAATATAAAGAATGACTGGGATAAGGTAATGGGTATAAAGGCTGCGATAAAAAGCATGTGCCTCCATAATCTATACTTAGGCAGAGTCAGAAAGTCAAATAATATATTCTTATGTTCACGTGCAATCATGTGCTTCCAAAATTACATATTTCTGCCTAAAACTCGATTTTATAACTGATATTGAACATCGAGGTTGCATACTTGTAAGCCTCGATCTGTTGTGTCTTTATATTGTACCTGTGTTCGATATATTCTTTCTGATTAGTGGCATTCACACTTTTAACGGCAAATTCATGTGCGACACGTTTTCTATTCATCTTGTAGCTTATTGAAAAGTCGCCGACAAACATGGGTGAAAACTGTTTTGTATACATCCGGGTTTCATCGTACTGCACTTCCTTGTCGGGATGAGCCATTGTTGCCGCCTCATCAACAGGGGTATACCGTTGTCCTCCCAACAGGCTGGCTTTGAGGTTTACACTGAGTATGTCGCGTTTCATGATCCACTCTTTTCCTATTAATCCGTTTACGATAAACTTCCGGTTATACCTTGTGTTGTACCAGTTTCCATCTCCTCCACGGTATTTAGAGTCGAATACTGTGGCGGTTATCATATAATAGATTCCCTTTGTGAGGTATTTTTCCCATGTCAGGTCTACTCCATAATTTTGTCCTTTACCCTTACTTACGAGTATTTCGGTTACATAGAAAACATCGCGGTTGAGTATAGAATAAGAACCGTTTTCCGTTACGGGAACATCATACAGATATTGATAATACGGCTCGATTTTCAGATTCATGTCTTCTGAAATACGATAATTGTACGAAAACATTATATGGTGGCTCTTTGTAAAATCCAGATCCCGGTTGGGCTGGTTTCCGTTTTCATCTTTTACAAAATATACATCGGCTTTCTCCATGCGGCTATGCAAGCCATATCCCACAGCAAAAGAAGTTTTAGGCATTGTCTGCCACTTAAGACCGATCCTGGGCTCGATACTTGTCTTTCCGTTCAGGGCAAGGTGTTGTGCCGTCAATCCTGTGGTGAGAATAAAGCTCTTTCCTATATTTATTTTTGAACTTGAGTAAGCCGAAATAAGATTGGTTCCCCCATCCGAGTCGGTGAAATTTTCAAGAGGGTTTCCGAAAATAGGAGTGAAATCCAGATTCATATTATAGCTGATATTCGTTAATGTAATCCCTGTTTTGTTGGTATGGCGTGAACCGAACTTGTGGTTTACCGAAGAAGTGAAAACAAGATGGGTGGTGTTGGCAATCATGTCCGTCCTTGGGCTCCTGTTCTCTTCAAGGTCGGCAACGTCTTCAAAAATATGGCTATCCAGGTGGGTAGCAGCCAAAGTGCTGTTCAATGACGTTTTACGGTTCCCGAATAAATATTTGTGCGATAGGCCTGTTGCTGCTGACTTTTGTTTTGCTCCGCCCAAAATCCCGTCATCCAGATATTTCCAGTCCTCCGGGTCGTCCAGTATCGGGTCGACTTTGTCTATTAATCCTGTTCCCCACAGCGAGAATACCCCTGCTTTTTGGGTAGGGAAATTGAATTTAAAGTTCAGGTCCTGATAACCGAGCGTTCCTCCCATGCTTTCTTTCCCTTTTATCTGCTCTACGAGCGATGTGGTGGAGTAGCGATAGTTGATGATATAAGATGAGTTATGTTTTTTA is from Bacteroidales bacterium and encodes:
- a CDS encoding chloramphenicol acetyltransferase codes for the protein MENGYTEIDENKWRRTEHCRIFRDYVDPCYCITTELDITIFHKRNREQGHSFTLALIYAVSACANKIEEFRYRFVDGKIVLFDRINTALTHMKDETELFQVVNITMQDDLDKYLSVAAEKIQNQKVYFTGPLGNDIFMFSPLPWISYTHISHTNSGKKDNATPLFDWGKFFERDGKIILPFSVQVHHSFVDGIHVGKLISSLQNYLNDY
- a CDS encoding nitroreductase, encoding MKHIRAILLGSVIVLCTSCGTEPQSKNPAGETSNPVTENIMSRRSIRKYKPVPISRDQMEAILESGIHAPNGQGWQSWEVRIVDNQEFLNGLSAVYHRKNSQGGGNGRNLFYGAPVVAFIAYDTTYDLSQVDCGLFGENMILSAWSVGIGSCCLGGPARFITGDPDAAEYLKKLDFPDTHRLLYCIAFGIPDEAPAAKPRKRTNVRYID
- a CDS encoding LytTR family DNA-binding domain-containing protein, coding for MNCIIVDDEPIARRGIEKLVNQFPSLEISGSFENAEVAAGFIQDNTVDLIFLDIQMPGINGIEFAKSISKATLVIFTTAFAEFALDSYEVDAVDYLVKPIKPERFKKAVEKAISYHTMLLSEEKNTHIGLVENEYIFIKSERRFFKVNFKDILFIEGLKDYVIIQTGSQRLITHMNLKAIYELLPQNKFLRANRSYIINKDCVDSFSNNDVFIGNYEIGISNFYRDAFFERLMT
- a CDS encoding histidine kinase; its protein translation is MLNKINHIIPGLFLHPEYRILRHLIIQLSVLLITVNIMWDEPVRILPGRFGSWLLYFFQINLIIYINMYLLVPRLLLKGRTWLYLLIAVILIFTIMFSIALYQSMDENQDDALIRTPLLLGIVSGFSAFALFIGGLTTLQLFKYRIENRHRIDELQSATMEIELANLQNQINPHFLFNMLNNANIMAGEDAGKSSYMLSKLNDLLRYQVEEGSKETVKLKDDITFIGDYLELEKMRRDRFNYTIHSEGNAEIDVPPLLFIPFVENAVKHNPESDSYVAIIFRMKDQHLYFECKNPKARLTYAKKEGGIGLINIKKRLDLLFGKSYSLHLQDEKESYKVTMEFKI
- a CDS encoding histidine kinase; amino-acid sequence: MIAREHKNILFDFLTLPKYRLWRHMLFIAAFIPITLSQSFFIFDSDPEIPLSTIYWFGALLSVIIIAFLYFNIYYLARRFITKGAYVSYILVLVIATLGFILIKYAGEYRIFSKAGIMKDFNGVTVLDIFSNLTLYSICIASSSLSILFKQWVADSTEIENLKNQHLKNSIDEIKNRINPQFLYAILDCASEKVKSDPEQTSDMLFKLSELLRYQLYDCRRNKVLLESEIEHIRNYLLLEQQKCGNRFTFSISINGKTNIFIPPSMFMPFIEEIIRQHPAELLIYFEVAHQSIRFTCTVPETDLSVCDFQKTRQRLELLYGSRAFLNKGNGSIELQLIC
- a CDS encoding carboxypeptidase-like regulatory domain-containing protein; translation: MKQTIVKTALIAMAYCIIIPQILFAQNKEQLNQRIRGIVTDRASGEPLYAVAVVLDDSRTGSTTDEKGMFVLDNVPIGRHTVYASYIGYETAIIKEVLVGSAKEVYLEISLTEKPMELGEVVVTSKINKAGSLNEMAMLGAQMFSVEEASRFAGGMDDPSRLVSAYAGVATPSASNNSISVHGNSPSLLQWRLEGIEISNPNHFADVEALGGGFLSGLSSNVLGNSDFFIGAFPAEYNNAVSGVFDMKLRNGNNQKYQHTFQLGVLGIDFASEGPISKKHNSSYIINYRYSTTSLVEQIKGKESMGGTLGYQDLNFKFNFPTQKAGVFSLWGTGLIDKVDPILDDPEDWKYLDDGILGGAKQKSAATGLSHKYLFGNRKTSLNSTLAATHLDSHIFEDVADLEENRSPRTDMIANTTHLVFTSSVNHKFGSRHTNKTGITLTNISYNMNLDFTPIFGNPLENFTDSDGGTNLISAYSSSKINIGKSFILTTGLTAQHLALNGKTSIEPRIGLKWQTMPKTSFAVGYGLHSRMEKADVYFVKDENGNQPNRDLDFTKSHHIMFSYNYRISEDMNLKIEPYYQYLYDVPVTENGSYSILNRDVFYVTEILVSKGKGQNYGVDLTWEKYLTKGIYYMITATVFDSKYRGGDGNWYNTRYNRKFIVNGLIGKEWIMKRDILSVNLKASLLGGQRYTPVDEAATMAHPDKEVQYDETRMYTKQFSPMFVGDFSISYKMNRKRVAHEFAVKSVNATNQKEYIEHRYNIKTQQIEAYKYATSMFNISYKIEF